A portion of the bacterium genome contains these proteins:
- a CDS encoding nucleotidyl transferase AbiEii/AbiGii toxin family protein translates to MIPRAHITAWRDTAPWATDAQVEQDLVISRALVELYRDDLLAQELAFRGGTALQKLHFDPPARYSEDIDMVQVNPGPIGPVLQAMRTRLDSWLGEPRWKQTHGRATFVYRFDSEAKPVTPLKLKVEINTREHFSVLGLRHERFSVDSPWFDGEADLLTYGPEELLGTKVRALYQRKKGRDLFDLSEALSNLPQLDTQAVIDCFQRYMEHDELRVTRTQFEANLAEKMADDAFLGDVPPLLALGINYDPHRALELVQSNLISRLPGEPWKGPGR, encoded by the coding sequence ATGATCCCCCGCGCCCACATCACCGCGTGGCGCGACACTGCACCATGGGCCACCGACGCCCAGGTCGAGCAGGATCTCGTCATCAGCCGGGCACTCGTGGAACTCTACCGCGACGACCTCTTGGCTCAGGAACTCGCCTTTCGTGGCGGCACGGCGCTGCAGAAGCTCCACTTCGACCCGCCGGCCCGCTATTCCGAGGATATCGACATGGTGCAGGTCAACCCCGGCCCCATCGGACCGGTCCTGCAGGCCATGCGAACCCGCCTGGACTCGTGGCTGGGAGAGCCCCGCTGGAAGCAGACTCATGGGCGCGCGACCTTCGTGTATCGCTTCGACTCGGAAGCGAAGCCGGTCACACCGCTGAAGCTCAAGGTGGAGATCAACACCCGGGAGCATTTCTCCGTCCTCGGGCTGCGCCATGAGCGATTCTCGGTCGACAGTCCTTGGTTCGACGGCGAGGCCGACCTCCTCACCTACGGTCCCGAGGAACTCCTCGGCACCAAGGTGCGAGCGCTCTACCAACGGAAGAAGGGGCGCGATCTCTTTGATCTCTCCGAGGCTCTGTCCAACCTTCCGCAACTCGACACCCAGGCCGTCATCGATTGCTTTCAGCGCTACATGGAGCACGACGAACTCCGGGTCACCAGGACCCAGTTCGAGGCGAACCTCGCCGAGAAGATGGCCGACGACGCGTTCCTGGGCGATGTACCCCCGCTTCTGGCCTTAGGGATCAACTACGACCCGCACCGGGCTCTCGAACTGGTCCAAAGCAATCTGATTTCGAGACTGCCCGGGGAACCATGGAAGGGGCCGGGGCGATGA
- a CDS encoding cytochrome c, producing the protein MKRLWIVAACVAFLLALAGCKGGEKAPTDDKATTANLNDGPKAVETMTPDAGLAAWGEQLFQSKACVTCHAVGERKQGPDLAGVAARRTERWMKRQIMDPEWMLKNDPIARELMAEYALQMANQQVKDAEANALIQYLLRETLAGR; encoded by the coding sequence ATGAAACGACTGTGGATCGTAGCGGCCTGCGTGGCATTTCTGCTGGCGCTTGCGGGCTGCAAGGGCGGCGAGAAGGCCCCGACCGACGACAAGGCGACTACGGCGAACCTCAACGACGGGCCGAAGGCCGTCGAGACCATGACGCCCGATGCGGGGCTGGCGGCCTGGGGCGAGCAGCTCTTCCAGTCCAAGGCCTGTGTCACGTGCCACGCCGTCGGCGAGCGCAAGCAGGGGCCCGATCTGGCCGGTGTCGCGGCGCGCCGCACCGAACGTTGGATGAAACGCCAGATCATGGATCCCGAGTGGATGCTGAAGAACGACCCCATCGCCCGGGAATTGATGGCCGAATACGCCCTGCAGATGGCCAATCAGCAGGTGAAGGATGCGGAGGCCAACGCCCTGATCCAGTACCTGCTGCGGGAGACCCTTGCCGGACGTTGA
- the nosZ gene encoding Sec-dependent nitrous-oxide reductase produces the protein MRTRRALALTMSAFAIVLLVNACGDDGQQTGSTGDAAQRVYVAPGDYDEYFAFLSGGHSGQVFVYGLPSGRHLNTIPVFTPESASGWGYDEHSKEMLGGFLWGDAHHPGLSETDGDYDGRWLFINDMANARIARIDLDVFKTKQIIGPLPNVSANHASTFVTENTEYVFAASRFSAPVPNTYQSIAEYKNKFNGVIAAVAVGDDGTMNLDFEVLTPPFHWDKSDAGKGPSHGWVFFSCYNSEQAYTKLEVNASQNERDFIAALDWRKGREAVAAGKFKLVDGAKVIDPAEVPGLMYLLPTPKSPHGVDIDPSGTRIIGNGKLAAVTVVHSFEQFQTAVAEKDFIGEYGGIPVVRYEATRVAEVPVGLGPLHTQFDGRGYAYTSLFLDSQVAKWSLETYEVVDKVDVHYSVGHLTASEGDTKHPTGEWLLSLNKISKDRYLPMGPTHPEGAQLIDLTRPTMELILDIPTYMEPHYGQIIKADKVIPRVKTIFPMEENHHAQRALNEAETGVTRDGKDVHVKMVAVRTHFYPDTLTVDLGETVYFHVTNVEQDRDIAHGFGILRSNVDFQIEPGETKTAKFTPETPGIYPFYCSNFCSALHQEMQGYLAVRP, from the coding sequence ATGCGAACGCGCCGGGCTCTCGCCCTGACCATGTCGGCCTTTGCGATTGTGCTGCTGGTGAACGCCTGCGGCGACGACGGCCAGCAGACCGGTTCCACCGGCGATGCCGCCCAGCGGGTCTACGTCGCGCCGGGGGACTACGACGAGTATTTCGCCTTCCTCTCGGGGGGCCACTCCGGCCAGGTGTTCGTCTACGGTCTGCCGAGCGGACGTCACCTGAACACGATCCCCGTGTTCACTCCCGAATCGGCCAGTGGCTGGGGGTATGACGAACACTCGAAGGAAATGCTCGGCGGCTTCCTTTGGGGAGACGCCCACCACCCCGGCCTTTCGGAGACCGACGGCGATTACGACGGCCGTTGGCTCTTCATCAACGACATGGCCAATGCCCGCATCGCCCGCATCGACCTGGACGTCTTCAAGACGAAGCAGATCATCGGGCCCCTGCCCAATGTCTCGGCCAATCACGCCTCCACCTTCGTGACCGAGAACACGGAGTACGTGTTCGCCGCCAGCCGCTTCTCGGCGCCGGTGCCGAACACCTACCAGTCCATCGCGGAATACAAGAACAAGTTCAACGGGGTGATCGCCGCCGTGGCCGTCGGCGACGACGGCACCATGAACCTGGATTTCGAGGTGCTGACGCCTCCCTTCCACTGGGACAAGTCGGACGCGGGGAAGGGCCCCAGCCACGGCTGGGTCTTCTTCTCGTGCTACAACTCCGAGCAGGCCTACACCAAGCTCGAGGTCAACGCCAGCCAGAACGAGCGTGATTTCATCGCCGCCCTGGACTGGCGCAAGGGCCGCGAAGCGGTGGCGGCCGGAAAGTTCAAGTTGGTCGACGGCGCCAAGGTCATCGATCCGGCCGAGGTGCCGGGCCTGATGTACCTCCTGCCGACGCCCAAGTCGCCCCACGGCGTGGACATCGACCCGTCCGGCACACGGATCATCGGCAACGGCAAGCTGGCCGCGGTGACGGTGGTGCACAGTTTCGAGCAGTTCCAGACGGCCGTCGCCGAGAAGGACTTCATCGGCGAATACGGCGGCATCCCCGTCGTGCGCTACGAGGCGACGCGTGTGGCCGAGGTGCCGGTGGGGCTGGGACCGCTCCACACCCAGTTCGACGGTCGCGGCTACGCCTACACCAGCCTGTTCCTGGACAGCCAGGTGGCCAAATGGAGCCTGGAGACCTACGAGGTGGTCGACAAGGTGGACGTGCACTATTCGGTCGGCCACCTGACGGCCAGCGAGGGCGACACGAAGCACCCTACGGGCGAATGGCTGCTGTCATTGAACAAGATTTCCAAGGACCGCTACCTGCCCATGGGACCCACCCACCCGGAAGGCGCCCAGCTCATCGACCTGACGCGTCCTACCATGGAGCTGATCCTGGACATCCCCACCTACATGGAGCCCCACTACGGCCAGATCATCAAAGCGGACAAGGTGATCCCGCGGGTCAAGACCATCTTCCCCATGGAGGAGAACCACCACGCGCAGCGGGCCCTGAACGAGGCGGAGACCGGGGTCACGCGCGACGGCAAGGACGTGCACGTGAAGATGGTCGCCGTGCGCACGCATTTCTACCCGGACACCCTGACGGTCGACCTGGGCGAGACCGTGTACTTCCACGTCACGAACGTCGAGCAGGACCGGGACATCGCCCACGGCTTCGGCATCCTGCGCAGCAACGTCGATTTCCAGATCGAACCGGGCGAGACCAAGACCGCGAAGTTCACTCCCGAGACGCCGGGCATCTACCCCTTCTACTGCTCGAACTTCTGCTCGGCGCTGCATCAGGAGATGCAGGGCTATCTGGCGGTGCGACCGTGA
- the nosD gene encoding nitrous oxide reductase family maturation protein NosD — translation MSYAGGRLQAWQRLLVAGVAVALLPVMFWPVLPVWRIHLVAPQYREGLEMRIHVNDVKGDLRNINILNHYIGMKQISAENFPEFSYLPRTITIFGAVALLAAAVGRRWLAFLGWLGFAVFGTVMMLHFAAWMQDYGTDLDPKAALDFGAFTPPMLGTKVRGNFVVSSWPHFGGVILVLAGLLGPALAAADLWLAGRRRRMGRVGTIAVALLLVAAGAGIPPVRATEFVDYREGPSPSTLQLLVETTAPGDTLRLPAGVHAGQLVIDRPLVVLGGPDTVLDGRGRGTVVVVGAPGTVLRGFTVRGSGYDLLLDDAAVLLDEADDVLVEDLVIEDCNHGVYVRNAARPVIRGCRLVGRRGTVHEENHGNGIHIWHAVQALVEGNDVAAHRDGIYLSFADSATVTDNVFHDQDRFGLHSMYSQRNVITQNLFTANTAGTALMFSNRMLMEGNFFAHNRGHRTYGLLLRDCSDSRFIHNRLVDNTIGIFLDGSNRNVFTENTISESGWGVIAYSSSEDNEFTRNNFLDNDYQVSLDMRRTRNRLHRDGVGNHWSDARPYDLDGDGLGDAPHQPVGFFAFVSKQFPDLTVFAGSPAVVALDMAQRSLPSLQLTELTDPHPLPQPVPVPPFAGPGLPGPSPTGDRERVPLAAASLATAGAGLAVLRRRR, via the coding sequence ATGTCCTACGCAGGCGGCCGCCTGCAGGCCTGGCAGCGACTGCTGGTGGCAGGGGTGGCCGTCGCCCTGCTGCCGGTGATGTTCTGGCCCGTGCTGCCGGTCTGGCGCATCCACCTGGTGGCGCCCCAGTACCGCGAAGGCCTGGAGATGCGCATCCACGTGAACGACGTCAAGGGCGACCTGCGCAACATCAACATCCTGAACCACTACATCGGCATGAAGCAGATCTCGGCGGAGAACTTCCCCGAGTTCTCGTACCTCCCCCGCACCATCACGATCTTCGGCGCGGTGGCCCTGCTGGCGGCCGCCGTCGGCCGCCGCTGGTTGGCGTTCCTCGGCTGGCTGGGCTTCGCCGTGTTCGGTACGGTCATGATGCTGCATTTCGCGGCCTGGATGCAGGACTACGGCACCGACCTCGACCCCAAGGCGGCCCTCGACTTCGGGGCCTTCACGCCGCCCATGCTCGGCACCAAGGTGAGGGGCAACTTCGTCGTCAGTTCGTGGCCCCATTTCGGCGGCGTGATCCTGGTGCTGGCCGGACTGCTCGGGCCGGCGCTGGCCGCGGCGGACCTGTGGCTCGCGGGCCGACGCCGACGCATGGGCCGGGTGGGTACGATCGCAGTTGCGCTGTTGCTCGTGGCTGCCGGCGCCGGCATCCCGCCCGTCCGGGCGACGGAATTCGTGGACTATCGCGAGGGGCCGTCGCCCAGCACGCTGCAGCTCCTGGTGGAAACCACAGCGCCAGGGGACACCCTCCGGCTGCCCGCCGGCGTGCATGCGGGGCAACTGGTGATCGACCGGCCTCTGGTCGTGCTCGGCGGACCGGACACGGTGCTCGACGGCCGGGGCCGCGGCACCGTGGTGGTGGTCGGAGCGCCGGGCACCGTGCTGCGCGGCTTCACCGTGCGCGGCAGCGGCTACGATCTGCTGCTCGACGACGCCGCCGTCCTGCTGGACGAGGCCGACGACGTCCTGGTCGAAGATCTCGTGATCGAGGACTGCAATCACGGCGTCTACGTGCGCAACGCCGCCCGGCCGGTGATCCGCGGCTGCCGTCTGGTCGGCCGCCGCGGCACGGTCCACGAGGAGAACCATGGCAACGGGATCCACATCTGGCACGCGGTGCAGGCCCTCGTCGAGGGCAACGACGTGGCCGCCCACCGGGACGGAATCTACCTTTCCTTCGCAGACAGCGCCACCGTGACGGATAACGTCTTTCACGACCAGGACCGCTTCGGGCTGCACTCGATGTACAGCCAACGCAACGTGATCACACAGAACCTGTTCACGGCGAACACCGCAGGCACGGCCCTCATGTTCAGCAACCGCATGCTGATGGAGGGGAACTTCTTCGCCCACAACCGCGGCCACCGGACCTACGGCCTGCTGCTGCGCGACTGCAGCGATTCGCGGTTCATCCATAATCGCCTCGTCGACAACACCATCGGCATCTTCCTGGACGGTTCGAACCGCAACGTCTTCACCGAGAACACCATCAGCGAATCGGGTTGGGGCGTGATCGCCTACAGCTCGTCCGAGGACAACGAGTTCACCAGGAACAACTTTCTGGACAACGACTACCAGGTTTCCCTGGACATGAGACGGACCCGCAACCGGCTGCATCGGGACGGCGTGGGCAACCACTGGAGCGACGCCCGTCCGTACGACCTGGACGGCGACGGCCTGGGCGACGCGCCCCATCAGCCGGTGGGCTTCTTCGCCTTCGTCAGCAAGCAGTTCCCCGACCTGACGGTGTTCGCCGGCTCGCCGGCCGTGGTGGCGCTGGACATGGCCCAACGTTCGTTGCCCTCGCTGCAGTTGACCGAGTTGACGGACCCCCATCCGCTGCCGCAGCCTGTCCCGGTGCCGCCGTTTGCCGGCCCCGGTCTGCCGGGGCCCTCCCCGACCGGCGACCGGGAACGTGTGCCCCTGGCGGCGGCGTCGCTGGCGACCGCCGGCGCGGGACTCGCGGTGCTTCGGAGACGGCGATGA
- a CDS encoding ABC transporter ATP-binding protein: protein MIEAVGLTKSYGPVQALRGVDFTVARGETFGIIGPNGAGKTTLLKVILGLVRPDAGRVAIDGAELSREPVRLRRAVGYVPQRDGFDEESTGREALGFLASLRGVPANEVGARARTVGVDDLLDRRVGTLSGGQRQRLSVAAALLGDPPVMLLDEPTASLDPRATAAFRTLVAELSAAGRTIVLCSHLLDDVERLCGRVLVLLDGRVATIEEVDRTGEPPRTGLEARFLAAVGTEDDDGDDEA from the coding sequence ATGATCGAAGCTGTGGGCCTGACGAAAAGCTACGGCCCGGTGCAGGCACTGCGCGGCGTGGACTTCACTGTCGCGCGGGGTGAAACCTTCGGGATCATCGGGCCCAACGGCGCCGGCAAGACCACCCTGCTGAAGGTGATCCTGGGCCTGGTGCGCCCGGACGCCGGGAGGGTCGCCATCGACGGCGCCGAACTGTCGCGGGAGCCGGTTCGGCTGCGCCGCGCCGTGGGCTACGTTCCCCAGCGGGACGGCTTCGACGAGGAGTCGACCGGACGGGAGGCCCTGGGGTTCTTGGCGAGCCTGCGCGGAGTCCCGGCGAACGAGGTCGGCGCCCGAGCCCGCACCGTGGGCGTCGATGACCTTCTGGATCGGCGGGTGGGCACTCTCTCGGGTGGCCAGCGCCAACGGCTGAGTGTCGCAGCGGCCCTGCTGGGCGACCCTCCCGTCATGCTGCTGGATGAACCCACCGCGAGCCTGGACCCCCGCGCCACCGCGGCCTTCCGGACTTTGGTCGCCGAACTGTCGGCGGCGGGCCGAACGATCGTCCTGTGTTCCCACCTGCTGGACGACGTGGAGCGGCTCTGTGGACGCGTATTGGTTCTGTTGGACGGCAGGGTCGCGACGATCGAAGAAGTGGATCGAACCGGTGAGCCCCCGCGCACCGGCCTGGAGGCCCGGTTCCTGGCGGCGGTGGGCACGGAGGACGACGATGGCGATGACGAAGCTTGA